Within Longimicrobium sp., the genomic segment GGGGACCGTGACGGCGCCGGGGACCAGCGGGTGCGCCTTCAGGAGCTGGGCATAGAAGACCAGGTTGCGCGCCAGGTTCTTCGCCATGTTGGCCGTGGTCTGGTTGCGCAGCCGCTTCCCGCGGTCGTCCGCGGGCGGGAACCCCACCTCGCCCACCCAGTACGCGGCGCACTCCGGCGGCAGGGTGAAGCCCATCCAGGTGAGCACCATCATGATGCTCCCCATGGTGGCCAGGGCGCCGTCCTCGCTGCCGGTGATCACGACGCCGGCCACCTTGTTGTAGAGCGCGCTGCGCCCCGAGGCGTGGTACTCCTCGTCGAGCGCGTCGAGGCGCTCGATGGCGCGCTGCATCAGGCTGCTCCTGCCGCCCCACCAGATCGGCGTGGCGAAGATCACCACGTCGGCCGCCTTGAGCTTCGCCACGATCGCCGGCCACTCGTCGTCGTCCGCCTCGCGGAAGCCGAGCCCCACGGGAACGATGCGGTCGGCCAGGCGCACGGTCTCGGCGCGGATCGGGGCGTGGGCGGCCATCTCCTCCAGCACCAGGTCGGAGAGCTCCTCCGTGTTGGAGACGTCGGGCGCGTGCTTGAGCGAGCCGTTCAGCACCAGCACGCGGAGCTCCCGGTGCGCGGGCATGGGGCAGTCCTGGTGGGGCTTGGTCCTGTACATCGGCGGCCTCGGCGGATCGAAGGGGGGATGGAGACGGAAGGAGCGGCGAGACTGCGCGCCACACCGACCGAATCCGCCGCCCGCGCGGGAGGTTCCCGGACCGGCCGGGCGTGGGTTCGACGAAGCCGGGACACGCGGAGAATGTTCCAGCCCCTTCCGGCCCTTCCCTTCGGCGCCAGCCGCACCAGCCTGGTGCAGCGCGCACAACGACGGTTCGCCGGGACCAAAGCGACACACCATGCAGAATCATGTCCGGTAATCGCTTACCACGACGCGAACGGGCCTCTGGAATGGCGCCTCCCTTGCCCCCGCTTCCGCCCACTCCTGCCGCCCGCCACCCCGGGCTCCGTCATTCCACTGCAGCAAAGGAGAGTCGCCGATGCATCGTTCTTCCGTGGTGGCCGTCGCCGTGCTGGCGCTGGCGGCGGCGTGCGCCGACGCCGACCAGGCGGCCGTGGCGCCCGACTTCGACGCCCCGCTGCTGGCCGCGAGCCCGCGTGCGCCCGAGCAGGTGATGCCGGGCGAGGTGCTGGTGAAGGTGAAGCCGGGGGCCGACGTGTCCGCGGTGGGGCAGGCGCACGGGCTGGCGCTGGCCGAGATGGGGTACAGGGGTGCCTTCGCGGTGCTGCGCGGCGCGGCGGGGAACGAGCACGCGATGGCGGCGGCGCTCAAGGGCGACGCGCGGGTGGAATGGGCCGAGCCCAACTACCTGCGGCAGCCCAACGTGATCGACTCGCGGCTCTGGGCGTTCTTCAACCCCGGCGGGCTGAACATGAAGTTCACCTCCGGGAAGAACTCGGGGCAGCCGATCGGCACCAGCTACGCGTCGCGGGCGGACGCCGACATCGACAACATCGAGGCGTACGCGGCGGGCGGCTCGCCCGTGGTGGTGGGCAGCATCGACACCGGGGTGGACCTGACGCACGTGGAGTTCACCGGCCGACTGATCGTGGGCCGTGACTGGTACAACAACGACAACGACCCCACCGACGACGACGGGCACGGCTCGCACACCTCGGGCACCATGGCGGGCGCCACGGTGGGCGTGGCGGGCGTCTCGGGCGCGACGGCGAACGTGAGGGTGCACGTGCAGAAGGTGTGCGGCCGCCGCGGCTGCCCGATCAGCGCCATCTCCAACGCCATCCGCGCCGCGGCCGACGTCCCCGGCATGGTGGCGGTGAACGTCAGCATCGGCGGCAGCAGCCTCTCCACGTCGGAGGCCGACGCCATCGACTACGCCAAGGCGCGCAACGTCCTGGTGGTCGCCTCGGCCGGCAACTCGGGGGCGAGCACGGTGGAGTGCCCGGCGTGCGACCCCGACGCGATCTCGGTGGCCGCCACCAACTGGAGAGACGAGTTGACCAGCTATTCCAACTACGGCTCGGGGCTCGACATCTCCGCGCCGGGCGGGCAGTGCTACTCGAACACCACGCCCGAGGGGTGCATCTACAGCGCCTCGCTGGCCGGCGGGTACGCCTGGATGCAGGGCACCTCGATGGCCACCCCGCAGGTGACCGGCACGCTGGGCGTGGTGGCCTCGGTGACGGGGCTGCGCGGCGCGCAGCTGCGCGCCCGCGTGGAGAGCACCACCGACGACCTGGGCGCCGCCGGCTACGACACCCGCTTCGGCAACGGCCGCCTGAACACCTACCGCGCCGTCACCGGCAACTCGCTGGGCGCCGGACTGTAGTCTCCCCGCCGCAGCCTGACGTGCGAAGGCCGCCCCGGTGCGCCGGGGCGGCCTTCTTTTGGTACGAGGTACGGAGTACGAAGTACGAAACCACGTAGGCTAAGGCTCGGTCGTCCGTACCTCGTACCCCGTACCTCGTACTCCCGTACTTTCGTACCTCTCTAAACTCCCGCCATCACCCGCTCGCCGTGCCCCGCCGGGGTCTCGTCCAGCACCCGACC encodes:
- a CDS encoding NAD(P)H-dependent oxidoreductase, translated to MYRTKPHQDCPMPAHRELRVLVLNGSLKHAPDVSNTEELSDLVLEEMAAHAPIRAETVRLADRIVPVGLGFREADDDEWPAIVAKLKAADVVIFATPIWWGGRSSLMQRAIERLDALDEEYHASGRSALYNKVAGVVITGSEDGALATMGSIMMVLTWMGFTLPPECAAYWVGEVGFPPADDRGKRLRNQTTANMAKNLARNLVFYAQLLKAHPLVPGAVTVPALHEPAPA
- a CDS encoding S8 family serine peptidase, producing the protein MHRSSVVAVAVLALAAACADADQAAVAPDFDAPLLAASPRAPEQVMPGEVLVKVKPGADVSAVGQAHGLALAEMGYRGAFAVLRGAAGNEHAMAAALKGDARVEWAEPNYLRQPNVIDSRLWAFFNPGGLNMKFTSGKNSGQPIGTSYASRADADIDNIEAYAAGGSPVVVGSIDTGVDLTHVEFTGRLIVGRDWYNNDNDPTDDDGHGSHTSGTMAGATVGVAGVSGATANVRVHVQKVCGRRGCPISAISNAIRAAADVPGMVAVNVSIGGSSLSTSEADAIDYAKARNVLVVASAGNSGASTVECPACDPDAISVAATNWRDELTSYSNYGSGLDISAPGGQCYSNTTPEGCIYSASLAGGYAWMQGTSMATPQVTGTLGVVASVTGLRGAQLRARVESTTDDLGAAGYDTRFGNGRLNTYRAVTGNSLGAGL